In Thermodesulfobacteriota bacterium, the genomic stretch GGTCTTAGCCTTTTACCGCCGGCCATAATGCTGTAGCACATCGAATCATGCAACCGGGTTTCCGGAGTGGCAGAATCGAGGAGAAGCCGAGACAGTGTCTCATCTACTATTTTTTTCCTGCTCGACAGGTACGCTTCAATATCGAATTCCATATAACTACTCTTCCGAATCGAAATCCTTCGGCAATATCTGGCCGTCTGCGTTCTCGACCAGGATTTGAACTCTTTTCTCTACCTCGTTAAGTTTTTTATGGCAGAAGGTTATCAGTTCTACGCCTTTTTCAAAAACGGAAAGTGATTCTTCAAGCGATACATTTCCGCTCTCTAGCTTATCGATGATCGCCTTAAGTTCTTCAACAGCATCCTCGAACGATTTCATGAAGTTATATTTTAGCCTCCCCCCCTAAAGTGCACAAGGATATTATTATCCCTGTTCTTTCATGTTTTCTGCTTCTACAGCTATATTAATTAAACCAGACAGGTATTATAAATAAAATGTAGTACTTGCTGCATCCGCAGCTTCTTAGTATTCATAAAATAATTCGATCCTAAGGATATAAAACTTATGGAAGTCTTTACCGCCGCACCTCACCATGACGTGCTTACTCTGGTAATTCAGGTCTCTATACTTCTCTTCACCGCAAGAGCTCTGGGCGAATTAGCGCAAAGGCTAGGTCAGCCTGCAGTAATCGGAGAAATTCTAGCCGGTATCGTGCTTGGCCCTTCCCTTCTCAGCGGCTTCTTCCCATTCATCGGGGAATGGTTAGTACCTCAAACAAAAGTACAAGGCTACTTACTCGAA encodes the following:
- the xseB gene encoding exodeoxyribonuclease VII small subunit — its product is MKSFEDAVEELKAIIDKLESGNVSLEESLSVFEKGVELITFCHKKLNEVEKRVQILVENADGQILPKDFDSEE